The Austwickia sp. genome includes a region encoding these proteins:
- a CDS encoding MFS transporter — MATPTRRGASSPPIPARSSGAPNPDAPAAPGDGATSPDPRRWFGLAALAAGLSMIVLDGTIVGVALPQIITDLKLDLTDAQWVNSLYNVVFAALLLSFGRLGDRRGRRRIFLAGVVLFAAASVTAGFATDATSLIASRAVQGIGGAMVLPATLSTVNATFRGKERATAFGIWGAVMAGMAAIGPLLGGWLTTNVSWRWIFFVNVPIALVVVGLGLYAVRETSGDDQRPGMDVDGLLTSALGFGLLVFGFIEGTSLGWWVPLAELRVGPLVWPASAPISAAPVAIALGVIFLTLFVIWERHRAGNGRSAIIDLSLFRIGTFAWGNLTAMAVAVGEFALVFVLPLYLVNAAGLSVMQAGLVLAGMALGAFLSGASARHLAAALGAPRVVVLGLGLEVVGTAVTGLLVRAQAAPGWLTVALAVYGVGLGLASAQLTSTVLRDVPTAQSGMGSATQSTVRQVGAALGAALAGSTLAVRLGTVLADRLRELPGLPAGVAEGLSHATADSAGGAIVGLRAEGAHGRLGALGPDVVQALSDGFAAATSSAIWLACGFLLLGLIGSLRVARSSRDSSPGSGAAASERTDAVQPA, encoded by the coding sequence ATGGCGACCCCCACCCGGCGCGGCGCCTCCAGCCCCCCGATCCCCGCGCGCTCCTCCGGCGCCCCCAACCCGGACGCCCCAGCGGCCCCCGGCGACGGCGCCACGTCCCCCGACCCGCGGCGCTGGTTCGGTCTCGCCGCGCTCGCCGCGGGCCTGTCGATGATCGTCCTCGACGGCACGATCGTCGGCGTCGCGCTGCCGCAGATCATCACCGACCTCAAGCTCGACCTGACCGACGCCCAGTGGGTGAACAGCCTCTACAACGTGGTGTTCGCGGCCCTGCTGCTCTCGTTCGGTCGGCTCGGTGATCGCCGCGGCCGGCGCCGCATCTTCCTGGCGGGCGTCGTGCTCTTCGCGGCCGCCAGCGTCACCGCCGGATTCGCCACTGACGCCACCTCGCTCATCGCCAGCCGCGCCGTGCAGGGAATCGGCGGCGCGATGGTCCTGCCCGCCACCCTGTCCACGGTCAACGCCACCTTCCGCGGCAAGGAACGGGCGACGGCCTTCGGCATCTGGGGCGCGGTCATGGCGGGCATGGCGGCGATCGGCCCGCTGCTCGGCGGCTGGCTCACGACAAACGTCTCGTGGCGCTGGATCTTCTTCGTCAACGTCCCGATCGCGCTCGTCGTCGTTGGCCTGGGACTGTACGCCGTGCGCGAGACCAGCGGCGACGATCAGCGCCCCGGCATGGACGTCGACGGGCTACTGACCAGCGCCCTTGGGTTCGGCCTGCTCGTCTTCGGGTTCATCGAGGGCACCAGCCTCGGTTGGTGGGTGCCGCTGGCCGAGCTCCGCGTGGGCCCGCTGGTGTGGCCGGCCTCGGCCCCCATCTCCGCCGCCCCGGTCGCCATCGCCCTCGGCGTGATCTTCCTGACCCTGTTCGTCATCTGGGAGCGGCACCGAGCGGGCAACGGCCGCTCGGCGATCATCGACCTGTCCCTCTTCCGGATCGGCACGTTCGCCTGGGGCAACCTCACGGCGATGGCGGTGGCGGTCGGCGAGTTCGCGCTGGTGTTCGTGTTGCCGCTCTACCTGGTGAACGCCGCCGGGCTCAGCGTCATGCAGGCCGGCCTGGTGCTCGCCGGCATGGCGCTCGGGGCGTTCCTGTCCGGGGCGTCGGCTCGGCACCTGGCGGCGGCGCTCGGCGCGCCCCGCGTGGTGGTCTTGGGTCTCGGCCTGGAAGTGGTGGGTACGGCGGTGACCGGCCTGCTCGTGCGGGCGCAGGCGGCGCCCGGCTGGCTGACGGTGGCGCTCGCGGTGTACGGCGTCGGGCTTGGCCTGGCCTCCGCGCAGCTCACCTCGACCGTCCTGCGCGACGTGCCCACGGCCCAGTCGGGCATGGGCTCCGCGACCCAGAGCACGGTCCGGCAGGTCGGCGCCGCGCTCGGGGCGGCCCTGGCGGGGTCGACGCTCGCCGTACGGCTCGGGACCGTCCTCGCCGACCGCCTCCGCGAACTGCCCGGGCTGCCGGCAGGGGTCGCCGAGGGTCTCAGCCACGCGACGGCAGACTCGGCCGGCGGGGCGATCGTCGGGCTCCGCGCCGAGGGAGCGCACGGCCGGCTCGGCGCGCTCGGCCCGGACGTGGTGCAGGCGCTGTCCGACGGGTTCGCCGCCGCGACGTCCAGCGCGATCTGGCTGGCCTGCGGTTTCCTCCTGCTCGGCCTGATCGGGTCGCTGCGGGTGGCTCGCTCCAGCCGCGACTCGTCGCCCGGCTCCGGGGCCGCCGCCTCAGAGCGGACGGACGCGGTCCAGCCCGCGTAG
- a CDS encoding lysophospholipase, whose translation MRTADLVVPAVDNLSLYGYAWLPDGDPKAVLLIAHGMAEHCRRYERFATALTAAGYAVYSYDHRGHGRTATQNDGEMLGHYGDSNGWRLVVTDLGTVREEVARRHPGLPIFLIGHSMGSLISRAYIQGHGAGLAGVILSGTAGDPGPIRLGGLALAKAEARLRGRRTLSPTLDKLTFGAFNKPFEVNGQARTDFEWLSRDHDEVDKYVADPWCGFICTTQFYADLFEGIAPIHNAKRVADVPNDLPLFLIAGSNDPVGDNWKGVLAAKRQFQAAGVRDVRSQLYREARHEILNETCRDEVTADIIAWLDEHTGSAA comes from the coding sequence ATGCGCACCGCCGACCTCGTGGTCCCCGCCGTCGACAACCTGAGCCTGTACGGGTACGCCTGGCTGCCCGACGGCGACCCCAAGGCGGTGCTCCTCATCGCGCACGGGATGGCCGAGCACTGCCGCCGCTACGAGCGATTCGCCACCGCGCTGACCGCGGCCGGGTACGCCGTGTACTCCTACGACCATCGCGGTCACGGCCGCACCGCCACCCAGAACGACGGCGAGATGCTCGGTCACTACGGCGACTCGAACGGGTGGCGACTCGTCGTCACCGACCTGGGCACGGTCCGCGAGGAGGTGGCGCGCCGCCACCCCGGCCTGCCGATCTTCCTGATAGGGCACAGCATGGGCAGCCTTATCAGCCGCGCCTACATCCAGGGGCACGGCGCCGGGCTGGCCGGGGTCATCCTGTCGGGCACCGCCGGCGACCCGGGCCCGATCCGGCTGGGCGGACTGGCCCTCGCCAAGGCGGAGGCGCGGCTGCGCGGGCGCCGTACCCTCTCCCCCACCCTCGACAAGCTCACCTTCGGCGCGTTCAACAAGCCGTTCGAGGTCAACGGCCAGGCCCGCACCGACTTCGAGTGGCTGTCGCGCGATCACGACGAGGTGGACAAGTACGTCGCGGACCCCTGGTGTGGGTTCATCTGCACGACGCAGTTCTACGCCGACCTCTTCGAGGGGATCGCGCCGATCCACAACGCCAAGCGCGTCGCCGACGTGCCCAATGACCTGCCCCTCTTCCTCATCGCCGGATCCAACGACCCGGTGGGCGACAACTGGAAGGGCGTCCTCGCCGCCAAGCGCCAGTTCCAGGCGGCGGGCGTCCGGGATGTTCGCTCGCAGCTCTACCGCGAGGCTCGGCACGAGATCCTCAACGAGACCTGCCGGGACGAGGTCACCGCCGACATCATCGCCTGGCTCGACGAGCACACCGGCTCGGCAGCCTAA
- a CDS encoding alpha/beta hydrolase, which translates to MPWVELSAGTLEYADTGGGGPVLVLLHGVPMTPETQWHAVLPHLAGHRVVLPTLPMGGHRRPMLPGADLTQFGMAALVGELLVALDLNDVVLVLNDWGGGQFLLTERMPGSERVAGLALVACEAFDNFPPGPAKAMETVARMPGGMWLLLQAMRLKPLRQARFGYGGMSRRGIPDNVLRGWFTPALRDAGVRRDFAAFAQGAPSSEVLLAAAERLADFAGPALVVWARQDTMMPLEHGRRLAELIPHARLVEVDDSATLVPMDQPRLLAHLLTGLAREVCG; encoded by the coding sequence ATGCCCTGGGTCGAGCTGAGCGCGGGGACGCTGGAGTACGCCGACACCGGCGGCGGGGGCCCCGTCCTCGTCTTGCTGCACGGGGTGCCGATGACGCCCGAGACCCAGTGGCACGCGGTGCTGCCCCACCTCGCTGGTCACCGGGTCGTGCTGCCGACGCTGCCGATGGGTGGGCACCGGCGGCCGATGCTCCCCGGCGCCGACCTCACCCAGTTCGGGATGGCCGCCCTCGTCGGCGAACTGCTCGTGGCTCTCGACCTGAACGATGTCGTCCTCGTCCTCAACGACTGGGGCGGCGGGCAGTTCCTGCTCACCGAGCGAATGCCGGGCAGCGAGCGCGTCGCCGGTCTGGCGCTCGTGGCGTGCGAGGCCTTCGACAACTTCCCGCCGGGTCCGGCCAAGGCGATGGAGACCGTGGCCCGGATGCCCGGGGGTATGTGGCTGCTCCTTCAGGCCATGCGGCTCAAACCCTTGCGGCAGGCCCGGTTCGGCTACGGCGGGATGAGCCGGCGCGGCATACCGGACAATGTCCTGCGCGGCTGGTTCACCCCGGCCCTGCGCGACGCCGGGGTACGGCGCGACTTCGCAGCCTTCGCACAAGGCGCGCCAAGCAGCGAGGTCCTTCTGGCCGCCGCCGAACGGCTGGCGGACTTCGCGGGGCCGGCGCTCGTCGTGTGGGCAAGGCAGGACACGATGATGCCGCTCGAGCACGGCCGCCGCCTCGCTGAGCTGATCCCCCACGCTCGCCTCGTCGAGGTCGACGACTCGGCCACCCTCGTCCCCATGGACCAGCCGCGGCTCCTCGCCCACCTCCTCACCGGGCTCGCCCGCGAGGTGTGCGGCTGA
- a CDS encoding HlyC/CorC family transporter, translating into MTELLLLLLSLLLIAACGVFVAAEFAFLTVDRNHIERRAAGAGGDGDGGDRGARGILAALTSLSTQLSGAQLGITITNLAIGFLSEPALAALIAPGLTAAGIEGSAATAISLTLAMLLATALTMVFGELVPKNLAIALPERTARAVQRPMRAFTTATKPMIALLNGSANRALRALNIEPTEELEGARGPEELHFLVARSASEGTLAEDTAELVQRSIEFGRRRASDVMTPRTRVDFVQLTDTVADVVDHIHATGHARFPVLDPEQDRVVGVVATRQVLRTPAADRAATPVAAVMAPPVFVPASIDLDALLAELRDGAQQLAVVIDEYGGVDGLVTLEDLVEEITGELEDEHDTPVAPRESEPGTWEVSGLLRPDEVEEVTGVLLPEDEEYETVAGLLVDRLNRLAAVGDSVEVVAHDEERRRYPVTLTVAALDGLRVDRVRVDVGAVLDEGAGPS; encoded by the coding sequence ATGACCGAGCTGCTGCTGCTCCTGTTGTCCCTGCTGCTCATCGCGGCGTGTGGCGTCTTCGTCGCGGCGGAGTTCGCCTTCCTCACCGTCGACCGAAACCACATCGAACGGCGCGCGGCCGGCGCGGGTGGTGACGGGGACGGCGGCGATCGCGGCGCTCGCGGCATCCTCGCCGCGCTGACCTCCCTGTCGACGCAGCTCTCCGGCGCTCAGCTCGGGATCACCATCACGAACCTCGCCATCGGCTTCCTCTCCGAGCCGGCGCTCGCCGCGTTGATCGCCCCCGGGCTGACGGCGGCGGGGATCGAGGGGTCCGCCGCCACGGCGATCTCGCTGACCCTGGCGATGCTGCTGGCCACCGCCCTGACCATGGTGTTCGGCGAACTCGTCCCGAAGAACCTCGCGATCGCCCTGCCCGAGCGAACCGCCCGCGCCGTCCAGCGGCCCATGCGGGCCTTCACCACCGCGACCAAGCCGATGATCGCGTTGCTCAACGGCTCCGCCAACCGCGCGCTGCGGGCCTTGAACATCGAGCCGACCGAGGAGCTGGAGGGTGCGCGGGGGCCGGAGGAGCTGCACTTCCTCGTGGCGCGCTCGGCCAGCGAGGGGACGCTGGCCGAGGACACCGCGGAGCTGGTGCAGCGCAGCATCGAGTTCGGGCGGCGCCGGGCCAGCGACGTGATGACGCCCCGGACCCGCGTCGACTTCGTCCAGCTCACCGACACGGTGGCGGACGTCGTCGACCACATCCACGCCACGGGGCACGCGCGGTTCCCCGTGCTCGACCCCGAGCAGGACCGCGTGGTCGGCGTCGTCGCCACCCGCCAGGTGCTACGGACCCCCGCCGCCGATCGGGCGGCCACGCCCGTGGCCGCGGTGATGGCGCCGCCGGTGTTCGTGCCGGCCTCGATCGACCTCGACGCGCTGCTCGCCGAACTCCGCGACGGGGCGCAACAACTGGCCGTGGTCATCGACGAGTACGGCGGCGTCGACGGCCTAGTCACCCTGGAGGACCTTGTCGAGGAGATCACCGGCGAGCTGGAGGACGAGCACGACACCCCGGTCGCCCCCCGCGAGAGCGAACCGGGGACCTGGGAGGTCTCCGGGTTGCTGCGCCCCGACGAGGTCGAGGAGGTCACCGGGGTGCTGCTGCCGGAGGACGAGGAGTACGAGACCGTCGCAGGGCTCCTCGTGGACCGCCTGAATCGCCTGGCCGCGGTGGGGGACTCGGTCGAGGTGGTGGCGCATGACGAGGAGCGGCGCCGCTATCCCGTGACCCTCACCGTGGCGGCGCTGGACGGGCTGCGCGTGGACCGGGTGCGCGTGGACGTGGGCGCGGTCCTCGACGAGGGGGCTGGGCCGTCATGA
- a CDS encoding HlyC/CorC family transporter, producing the protein MSDLTLLGVAVLLLLLNAFFVGAEFAVISARRSAIEPKAYAGYRPAKIVISAMEQVSLMLATCQLGITLASLGLGAVAEPALAHLLEVPFAALGVPAGLVHPVAFALALAIVVYLHVVVGEMIPKNIALAGPDRVALWLAPPLVAVTKVLKPFVVALNWIANACLRAIRVQPRDEVASAFTRAEVQAMVDDAAEEGLLDDKEKALLAGALSFDEDTVAAVLIPLPDVTCVRLGQSRGEIEAIAAQAGYSRLPVLGGPGDAAGPTDAAAGRPAEFLGYVHLKDVITADPSALDEPLTRDAVRPLPAVAVDATLRTLLEAMQETQVHVAQVRRVGLGMDERPAGVDADRGELLGIVALEDVLGRLVGHIAAERR; encoded by the coding sequence ATGAGCGACCTGACCCTCCTCGGCGTCGCCGTACTCTTGTTGCTCCTCAACGCGTTCTTCGTGGGGGCGGAGTTCGCGGTCATCTCCGCGCGGCGCAGCGCGATCGAACCGAAGGCGTACGCCGGGTACCGGCCCGCCAAGATCGTCATCTCGGCGATGGAGCAGGTCTCGCTGATGCTCGCGACGTGCCAGCTGGGGATCACGCTGGCTTCCCTGGGGCTGGGCGCGGTCGCCGAACCGGCCCTGGCGCACCTGCTGGAGGTGCCGTTCGCCGCGCTCGGGGTGCCCGCCGGCCTGGTTCATCCGGTCGCGTTCGCCCTCGCCCTGGCCATCGTCGTGTATCTGCACGTCGTCGTCGGCGAGATGATCCCCAAGAACATTGCGCTCGCGGGGCCGGACCGGGTCGCGCTGTGGTTGGCGCCCCCGCTCGTGGCGGTGACCAAGGTGCTCAAGCCGTTCGTGGTGGCGCTGAACTGGATCGCCAACGCGTGCCTGCGCGCGATTCGGGTCCAACCCCGCGACGAGGTGGCCAGCGCGTTCACCCGGGCCGAGGTGCAGGCCATGGTCGACGACGCGGCCGAGGAGGGGCTGCTCGACGACAAGGAGAAGGCGCTGCTCGCCGGGGCGCTGTCGTTCGACGAGGACACCGTGGCCGCGGTCCTCATCCCGCTCCCGGACGTCACGTGCGTGCGGCTCGGCCAGAGCCGGGGGGAGATCGAGGCGATCGCGGCGCAGGCGGGGTACTCGCGCCTGCCGGTGCTCGGCGGGCCGGGGGATGCGGCGGGGCCGACGGATGCGGCGGCGGGCCGGCCGGCGGAGTTCCTCGGGTACGTGCACCTCAAGGACGTCATCACGGCGGACCCGTCGGCCCTTGATGAGCCGCTGACCCGCGACGCCGTACGACCGCTGCCCGCCGTCGCCGTCGACGCCACCCTGCGGACTCTGTTGGAGGCGATGCAGGAGACGCAGGTGCACGTCGCGCAGGTACGCCGGGTGGGGCTCGGCATGGACGAACGGCCCGCGGGGGTCGATGCCGATCGCGGGGAGCTGCTTGGCATCGTGGCCCTGGAGGACGTGCTCGGCCGACTGGTGGGCCACATTGCCGCAGAGCGCCGCTGA
- a CDS encoding type 1 glutamine amidotransferase, whose translation MSANGKKAAVVVADNFEDSEATSPIEELQAAGVEVTVLGLKTGTVKGKKGATVEATATIAGADPGAYDLLVIPGGGSPETLRIDDDAVAFTRRFVESGRPVGSICHGPQLLISAEVLKGRTLTAVNKIRDDVRNAGASYVDEEVHVDGNLISSRVPDDLPAFNRALVSALGG comes from the coding sequence ATGAGCGCGAACGGCAAGAAGGCGGCCGTGGTTGTCGCCGACAACTTCGAGGACTCCGAGGCCACCAGCCCGATCGAGGAGCTGCAGGCGGCCGGCGTCGAGGTCACCGTGCTCGGCCTGAAGACCGGCACCGTCAAGGGCAAGAAGGGCGCCACCGTCGAGGCGACCGCCACCATCGCGGGGGCCGACCCGGGCGCGTACGACCTGCTCGTCATCCCCGGCGGCGGCTCCCCCGAGACGCTGCGGATCGACGACGACGCGGTGGCCTTTACCCGGCGCTTCGTCGAGTCCGGCAGGCCGGTGGGCTCGATCTGCCACGGCCCGCAGCTGCTGATCTCCGCCGAGGTGCTCAAAGGCCGCACGCTGACGGCCGTGAACAAGATCCGCGACGACGTACGAAATGCCGGCGCGAGCTACGTCGACGAGGAGGTGCACGTCGACGGCAACCTGATCTCGTCGCGGGTACCCGACGACCTGCCCGCGTTCAACCGAGCCCTGGTGAGCGCCCTCGGCGGCTGA
- a CDS encoding ABC transporter permease, producing the protein MLTQPRRLISAAVAVLLGVAFVAAALGIGGALRATIERAAGASVGDAAVVVTPQPAGAGGSGDAVPGSYVESLRTVQGVADVRPLVNTVLPQELSGQVAPAAAQSIPDPASGGGTLRSGRLPAAPGEVAVNPAMAETRRVAIGQELRFQAPPASGQAQAQTAAPSSRPARVVGIIQPGPGADRAGLPTVYGANADLLAWAGRPAAGAYDDVLVSAAPGADPAALVAAARALPGASAVTVRTGPDEIAARVSDMDRDSGAITGLFLAFAAISVLVSSLVIANTFAIVVAQQVRALALLRCVGATRRQVFRGVLRDAWLMSLAASAAGLALGYAVVALLVRLSQGTAMPLAGVAVTPAGVAVPLLVGVLVTLAAAAVPARRATGVAPLAALRPEVGLGETRRAGMVRTAFGAVLTLLGTGALVLGAMHHQLLLGLAGGAASLVGIVLLGQLLTPALARALGVLPARAAGLPGRLAVDNARRNPARAAATASALFVGVTLITLMSVGAASAQRSVTAELDRHMPIDAVVHAPAGLTDQARDKVARTQGVAAVGHAQTAQVAMASGGRRLSESTLLGLGEGTAATVRSQAFAGVTDGVLLLGEQAGVADGATVTLGDAGRTVEVRALVRGDASPVTTLATLQRALGDRPATPAAEQYWVRFADGVDQVAATERIREAVAGQRGVQVDGAAAQRAELDQVLAVLLYVVTGLLGVAVVIALVGVGNTLGLSVLERTRENGLLRALGVTRRQVRGMLGIEALVLAAVGTVLGIACGIGYGVAGSHALLGRSLDVLVAVPWDRLALVAGVALAAGWLASVVPGRRAAKVPPSAALATE; encoded by the coding sequence ATGCTCACCCAGCCCAGGCGGCTGATCTCCGCCGCCGTCGCCGTACTGCTCGGCGTCGCCTTCGTCGCCGCCGCCCTCGGCATCGGCGGCGCCCTGCGCGCCACCATTGAACGCGCGGCCGGCGCCTCGGTCGGCGACGCCGCCGTCGTCGTCACCCCGCAGCCTGCTGGCGCGGGCGGGTCGGGCGATGCGGTCCCCGGCTCGTACGTCGAGTCCCTGCGCACCGTCCAAGGCGTCGCCGACGTCCGGCCGCTCGTCAACACGGTGCTGCCGCAGGAACTCTCGGGGCAGGTGGCCCCCGCCGCCGCCCAATCGATCCCGGACCCGGCGAGCGGCGGCGGCACGCTGCGCTCGGGCCGCCTGCCCGCCGCGCCCGGGGAGGTGGCCGTCAACCCCGCCATGGCCGAGACCCGCCGGGTGGCGATCGGCCAGGAGCTGCGGTTCCAGGCGCCGCCCGCCAGCGGTCAGGCCCAGGCCCAGACCGCGGCCCCGTCGAGCCGCCCCGCGCGCGTCGTGGGGATCATCCAGCCGGGACCGGGCGCGGACCGGGCGGGCCTGCCCACCGTGTACGGCGCCAACGCCGACCTGCTCGCCTGGGCGGGACGGCCTGCGGCGGGCGCGTACGACGACGTGCTGGTCTCCGCCGCGCCCGGCGCCGACCCCGCCGCCCTCGTCGCCGCCGCCCGAGCGCTCCCTGGGGCGTCGGCGGTGACCGTGCGCACCGGACCGGACGAGATCGCCGCCCGCGTGTCGGACATGGACCGGGACAGCGGCGCGATCACGGGCCTGTTCCTCGCGTTCGCGGCCATCTCCGTGCTGGTCAGCTCGCTCGTCATCGCCAACACGTTCGCGATCGTCGTGGCCCAGCAGGTCCGGGCGCTGGCGCTGCTGCGCTGCGTGGGGGCGACCCGTCGGCAGGTGTTCCGGGGCGTCCTGCGCGACGCGTGGCTGATGTCGCTGGCCGCCAGCGCGGCCGGGTTGGCGCTCGGGTACGCCGTCGTCGCCCTGCTCGTCCGGTTGTCCCAGGGCACCGCGATGCCGCTGGCCGGGGTGGCCGTGACGCCCGCAGGCGTCGCCGTACCGCTCCTCGTCGGCGTCCTCGTCACCCTCGCCGCGGCCGCGGTGCCGGCCCGCCGCGCGACCGGCGTGGCCCCGCTGGCGGCCCTCCGCCCGGAGGTCGGGCTGGGGGAAACGCGGCGCGCGGGGATGGTCCGTACGGCGTTCGGGGCCGTGCTCACGCTCCTCGGCACGGGCGCTCTCGTCCTCGGCGCGATGCACCACCAGCTGCTCCTCGGGCTGGCCGGCGGCGCGGCGTCCCTGGTGGGGATCGTGCTGCTGGGGCAGCTCCTCACCCCCGCCCTGGCCCGTGCTCTCGGGGTCCTGCCGGCTCGGGCCGCCGGACTCCCGGGCCGGCTCGCCGTCGACAACGCCCGGCGCAATCCCGCGCGCGCCGCCGCCACCGCCAGCGCCCTGTTCGTCGGCGTCACTCTGATCACGCTGATGAGCGTGGGCGCGGCCAGCGCACAGCGGTCGGTCACCGCGGAACTGGACCGGCACATGCCGATCGATGCCGTGGTGCACGCCCCGGCCGGGCTGACCGACCAGGCCCGCGACAAGGTGGCCCGCACCCAGGGCGTCGCCGCCGTCGGGCACGCCCAGACCGCGCAGGTCGCCATGGCGTCGGGCGGTCGCCGGCTGTCCGAGTCGACCCTGCTCGGACTGGGCGAGGGGACCGCGGCGACGGTGCGGTCCCAGGCCTTCGCCGGGGTCACCGACGGCGTCCTGCTCCTGGGCGAGCAGGCCGGCGTCGCCGACGGAGCGACCGTCACGCTGGGAGACGCGGGGCGCACCGTCGAGGTTCGCGCCCTCGTCCGCGGCGACGCCTCCCCGGTGACGACGCTGGCCACGCTGCAGCGGGCGCTCGGGGACCGGCCGGCCACGCCGGCGGCGGAGCAGTACTGGGTCCGCTTCGCCGACGGCGTCGACCAGGTCGCGGCCACCGAGCGGATCCGGGAGGCAGTCGCGGGGCAGAGAGGCGTCCAGGTGGACGGCGCCGCGGCGCAGCGGGCGGAGCTGGATCAGGTGTTGGCCGTGCTCCTGTACGTCGTCACCGGGCTCCTCGGCGTCGCCGTGGTCATCGCGCTGGTCGGGGTGGGCAACACCCTGGGCCTGTCGGTGCTGGAGCGGACGCGGGAGAACGGCCTGCTGCGCGCGCTTGGGGTCACCCGCCGCCAGGTGCGCGGCATGCTCGGGATCGAGGCGCTGGTGCTCGCGGCGGTGGGCACGGTGCTGGGGATCGCGTGCGGGATCGGGTACGGCGTCGCGGGCTCGCACGCCCTGCTCGGGCGCAGCCTGGACGTGCTGGTCGCCGTGCCGTGGGACCGGTTGGCCCTGGTCGCCGGGGTGGCGCTGGCGGCCGGCTGGCTCGCGTCGGTGGTCCCGGGGCGGCGCGCGGCCAAGGTGCCGCCGAGCGCGGCCCTGGCCACGGAATAG
- a CDS encoding ABC transporter ATP-binding protein, whose product MLGTPHQTAPDAIGSARTTRTYAVRTQDLTKTYGTGSTAVTALDAVSVDLVAGAFTAIMGPSGSGKSTLMHVAAGLDDATSGRAWIGDVELTALSDDALTRLRRDRVGFVFQAFNLMPTLDARANILLPLKLAGRRPDPAWFDQVVSVLGVGDRLTHRPAELSGGQQQRVAIARALVARPDVIFADEPTGALDSASGHAILDFLARSVAELGQTVVMVTHDATAAGYADRVLTLGDGRVVADTSTRDAGGGVRAGARRIGG is encoded by the coding sequence ATGCTGGGCACGCCACATCAGACGGCGCCGGACGCGATCGGCTCGGCGCGGACGACGCGCACGTACGCCGTCCGCACCCAGGACCTCACCAAGACCTACGGCACCGGCTCCACCGCGGTCACGGCGCTGGACGCGGTGTCCGTCGACCTGGTCGCGGGGGCCTTCACGGCCATCATGGGCCCGTCGGGTTCGGGCAAGTCGACCCTGATGCACGTCGCGGCCGGGCTCGACGACGCCACCAGCGGCCGCGCCTGGATCGGGGACGTCGAGCTCACCGCGCTGAGCGACGACGCCCTCACCCGCCTGCGCCGCGACCGCGTCGGCTTCGTGTTCCAGGCGTTCAACCTCATGCCCACGCTCGACGCCCGCGCGAACATCCTGCTGCCGCTGAAACTCGCGGGCCGACGCCCGGACCCGGCGTGGTTCGACCAGGTCGTCTCGGTCCTGGGCGTCGGCGACCGGCTCACCCACCGACCCGCCGAGCTGTCCGGCGGCCAGCAACAGCGGGTCGCGATCGCCCGCGCGCTGGTCGCGCGGCCGGACGTGATCTTCGCCGACGAGCCCACCGGCGCCCTCGACTCGGCCTCGGGCCACGCGATCCTCGACTTCCTGGCCCGCAGCGTGGCCGAGCTGGGCCAGACCGTCGTCATGGTCACCCATGACGCCACCGCGGCGGGGTATGCCGACCGCGTCCTCACCCTCGGCGACGGCCGCGTGGTGGCCGACACCAGCACCCGCGACGCCGGTGGGGGCGTTCGCGCGGGCGCCCGTCGAATCGGGGGCTGA
- a CDS encoding response regulator transcription factor gives MSETIRLLLADDQALVRAGFRMVLDAQDDMTVVGEVGDGAAAVAYVEAADPPADVVLMDIRMPVMDGVEATRRIVAAGALAKVLVLTTFDLDEYVFASLKAGASGFLLKDAGPEELLTAIRAVHSGDAVVAPSATKRLLERFVPTLPADVSALRSPDERLAALTDREREVLTAVGRGLTNAEIAATLFLAEATVKTHIGHILAKLNLRDRVQMVVLAYDTGLVQPAR, from the coding sequence GTGAGCGAGACGATCCGGCTGCTACTGGCTGACGACCAGGCGCTGGTGCGGGCGGGGTTCCGGATGGTGCTCGACGCCCAGGACGACATGACCGTGGTCGGGGAGGTCGGGGACGGGGCGGCGGCGGTCGCGTACGTCGAGGCGGCCGACCCGCCCGCCGACGTCGTGCTGATGGACATCCGGATGCCGGTCATGGACGGCGTGGAGGCGACCCGTCGCATCGTGGCCGCCGGGGCGCTCGCGAAGGTCCTCGTGTTGACCACGTTCGACCTGGACGAATACGTGTTCGCCTCGCTCAAGGCCGGGGCCTCGGGGTTCCTGCTCAAGGACGCCGGGCCGGAGGAGCTGCTCACCGCGATCCGGGCGGTGCACAGCGGCGACGCGGTGGTGGCCCCGAGCGCGACCAAGCGCCTGCTGGAACGGTTCGTCCCGACGCTGCCCGCCGACGTGAGCGCGCTGCGTAGCCCCGACGAGCGGCTCGCCGCGCTGACGGATCGCGAGCGCGAGGTCCTCACCGCGGTGGGTCGGGGCCTGACCAACGCCGAGATCGCGGCCACGCTATTCCTGGCCGAGGCGACGGTGAAGACCCACATCGGGCACATCCTCGCCAAGCTCAACCTGCGCGACCGGGTGCAGATGGTGGTGCTGGCGTACGACACCGGCCTGGTCCAGCCCGCCCGCTGA